From Haloglomus litoreum, the proteins below share one genomic window:
- a CDS encoding LEA type 2 family protein, whose translation MDDRAIARVKAVVAALGVLIASLGGAFALGVIGAPSVVDVENRFGEVDQDRTIILTDLVVNNPNPIGVRLGGSTVNYTVSMNDVEMAHGSKAGLDVESGNTTLPFETRMLNDRIPPWWVSHIRNDEVTNVTIDATVKTSLLGNRSFDLDQRKRVETDIISAFASNETRPVNGPESPVYDNPVLYINRTSGEWGEVDSQETPIPMEFVVYNPQLEPYTITEVGYEISMNNISMGEGATERTYVIPGETTETITTTPTIDNRNLDDWWVSHLQNDQRTTLRIDFYAKVELPGTGQQVRVPLDRMTYVQEFETDIFGTKNESGNSSAGGDSSVDATPTASPTPTATEDGVLGDDGGDTPTSGATPVSTPTTAAPDPTDATPTPTDSPTDSGGLIGSLPRL comes from the coding sequence ATGGACGACCGTGCGATCGCCCGGGTGAAGGCCGTCGTCGCCGCGCTCGGGGTGTTGATCGCCAGCCTCGGCGGCGCCTTCGCCCTCGGCGTGATCGGCGCTCCGTCGGTCGTCGACGTGGAGAACCGATTCGGCGAGGTCGATCAGGACCGGACCATCATCCTGACCGACCTGGTCGTCAACAACCCCAACCCCATCGGGGTCCGCCTCGGCGGCTCGACGGTCAACTACACCGTCTCCATGAACGACGTGGAGATGGCCCACGGGTCGAAGGCGGGGCTGGACGTGGAGTCGGGCAACACCACGCTCCCGTTCGAGACGCGGATGCTCAACGACCGCATCCCGCCGTGGTGGGTCTCGCACATCCGCAACGACGAGGTGACCAACGTCACCATCGACGCGACGGTCAAGACCTCGCTGCTGGGCAACCGCTCGTTCGACCTCGACCAGCGCAAGCGGGTCGAGACCGACATCATCAGCGCGTTCGCCTCCAACGAGACGCGGCCGGTGAACGGCCCGGAGAGCCCCGTCTACGACAACCCCGTCCTCTACATCAACCGGACCAGCGGGGAGTGGGGAGAGGTCGACAGCCAGGAGACGCCCATCCCGATGGAGTTCGTCGTCTACAACCCCCAGCTCGAGCCCTACACCATCACGGAGGTCGGGTACGAGATCTCCATGAACAACATCTCGATGGGTGAGGGCGCGACGGAACGGACCTACGTCATCCCCGGTGAGACCACGGAGACCATCACCACGACCCCGACCATCGACAACCGGAACCTCGACGACTGGTGGGTCTCGCACCTCCAGAACGACCAGCGGACCACGCTCCGCATCGACTTCTACGCGAAGGTCGAACTCCCCGGTACCGGCCAGCAGGTCCGCGTCCCGCTGGATCGGATGACCTACGTCCAGGAGTTCGAGACGGACATCTTCGGGACGAAGAACGAGAGCGGGAACAGCAGCGCGGGCGGGGACAGTAGCGTGGACGCGACGCCGACGGCCAGCCCGACGCCGACGGCGACCGAGGACGGCGTGCTGGGTGACGACGGCGGTGACACGCCCACGAGCGGTGCGACGCCGGTATCGACCCCGACGACCGCTGCTCCGGACCCGACTGATGCCACTCCGACCCCGACGGACTCCCCGACCGACTCCGGCGGTCTCATCGGCTCGCTCCCTCGGTTGTAG
- a CDS encoding DUF7525 family protein, with translation MESTATSDKSVGLSVLFGALGVVAALGMFLTAIAHDQLGSGIAFAVAMIGGALSVAAVHIYG, from the coding sequence ATGGAATCTACGGCCACGTCGGACAAGTCCGTGGGGTTGAGCGTCCTCTTCGGGGCGCTGGGTGTCGTCGCGGCGCTCGGGATGTTCCTCACGGCCATCGCTCACGACCAGCTCGGCTCGGGCATCGCCTTCGCCGTCGCGATGATCGGCGGCGCGCTGTCGGTCGCTGCCGTCCACATCTACGGCTGA
- a CDS encoding DUF7123 family protein — MTEMSEEDERILSYLRDSVSGGERYFRAKNIATKVGLTAKQVGARLPRLAEESEDVDIEKWGRARSTTWRVTPE, encoded by the coding sequence ATGACCGAGATGAGCGAGGAGGACGAACGTATCCTGTCCTACCTGCGCGACAGCGTCTCCGGGGGCGAGCGCTACTTCCGGGCGAAGAACATCGCCACGAAGGTCGGGCTTACCGCCAAGCAGGTCGGTGCCCGACTCCCCCGCCTCGCCGAGGAGTCCGAGGACGTCGACATCGAGAAGTGGGGTCGCGCACGCTCCACCACCTGGCGCGTCACCCCGGAGTGA
- a CDS encoding SRPBCC family protein, producing the protein MTVRVERTFELAAPPADVWAFIADPRKRAEPISVVEEFEVTGDRTAVWHVALPIPYTDRTIAVETEDTRVDEPRHVEFVGRSKAMNVQGEHTLEPTDDGGTRLVNRFVVDGKVPGVERYFKGKLDGELENLERAIREDLGLENRP; encoded by the coding sequence ATGACCGTCCGCGTCGAGCGAACCTTCGAACTCGCGGCCCCGCCCGCCGACGTGTGGGCGTTCATCGCCGACCCCCGCAAGCGGGCCGAGCCCATCAGCGTGGTCGAGGAGTTCGAGGTGACCGGCGACCGAACCGCCGTTTGGCACGTCGCGCTCCCCATCCCGTACACGGACCGGACCATCGCGGTCGAGACCGAGGACACCCGGGTCGACGAGCCACGCCACGTCGAGTTCGTCGGCCGCTCGAAGGCCATGAACGTGCAGGGTGAACACACGCTCGAGCCGACCGACGACGGTGGGACACGGCTCGTCAACCGGTTCGTGGTCGACGGGAAGGTGCCGGGCGTCGAGCGGTACTTCAAGGGGAAGCTGGACGGGGAACTGGAGAACCTCGAACGCGCCATCCGCGAGGACCTCGGGCTCGAGAACCGCCCATGA